One genomic window of Paraburkholderia phytofirmans PsJN includes the following:
- a CDS encoding NAD(P)H-dependent flavin oxidoreductase: MTSNTRFLQAIGAQHPIIQAPMAGISTPALAAAVSNAGALGSIAVGASTAQQARELIVATRALTSKPFNVNVFCHRPAYSDPLREATWLAHLQPLFAEFGARTPVALKEIYTSFVVDEALLQVLIEERPAVVSFHFGLPSREWINELHRAGILLFGCATTPHEARQIEQAGLDAIVAQGAEAGGHRGVFNPDDDAMIGTLALVRMIARQSTLPVIAAGGIMDGQSVAGALLLGASAVQMGTAFVLCPESGADAAYRTALTTQRAYRTAVTAAISGRPARGLSNRLYIDVDSPDAPPLPDYPIAYDAAKALNAAARAKGNTEFAVQWAGQGAPLARALPAAQLVATLMSELAEAQGQSRSHSFAGKTI, encoded by the coding sequence ATGACCTCCAACACCCGCTTTCTGCAGGCAATCGGCGCACAGCATCCCATCATTCAGGCGCCGATGGCAGGCATTTCGACGCCCGCTCTCGCCGCCGCGGTTTCCAATGCCGGCGCGCTCGGCTCGATCGCCGTGGGTGCGAGCACCGCGCAGCAGGCGCGCGAGTTGATTGTCGCGACACGCGCACTCACCAGCAAGCCGTTCAATGTCAACGTGTTCTGCCATCGCCCGGCGTACAGCGATCCGCTTCGCGAAGCGACCTGGCTCGCGCATCTGCAGCCGCTGTTCGCTGAGTTCGGCGCCAGAACGCCGGTGGCGCTCAAGGAGATCTACACGAGCTTCGTGGTCGACGAGGCGCTGCTGCAAGTGTTGATCGAAGAGCGTCCCGCTGTCGTCAGTTTTCATTTCGGGCTGCCATCACGCGAATGGATCAATGAACTGCATCGCGCCGGCATTCTGCTGTTCGGATGCGCGACCACGCCACACGAAGCCCGGCAAATCGAGCAGGCGGGACTCGATGCGATCGTCGCGCAAGGTGCGGAAGCAGGCGGTCACCGTGGCGTCTTCAATCCCGACGACGACGCGATGATAGGCACCCTTGCGCTAGTCCGGATGATCGCCAGACAGTCGACGCTGCCGGTCATCGCCGCGGGCGGCATCATGGACGGTCAAAGCGTTGCGGGCGCACTGCTCCTCGGAGCGAGCGCAGTGCAGATGGGCACCGCATTCGTGCTGTGTCCGGAATCGGGCGCGGATGCCGCCTACCGCACCGCATTGACCACCCAACGCGCGTACCGGACGGCCGTGACGGCCGCGATCTCCGGCCGTCCTGCGCGCGGTTTGAGCAACCGGCTGTATATCGACGTAGACTCGCCGGACGCGCCGCCGCTGCCCGACTATCCGATTGCATACGACGCCGCCAAGGCGCTGAACGCCGCCGCCCGCGCCAAGGGCAACACGGAATTTGCTGTCCAGTGGGCGGGCCAGGGCGCACCGCTCGCGAGAGCGTTGCCTGCGGCGCAATTAGTTGCCACATTGATGAGCGAACTTGCCGAAGCACAGGGTCAGTCACGCTCGCATTCGTTTGCCGGGAAGACGATATGA
- the oxc gene encoding oxalyl-CoA decarboxylase: protein MAEADQPTTDNTSTQQATETTDGFHLVIDALKLNDIKTIFGLVGIPITDLARLAQAEGMRFIGFRHEQHAGNAAAVSGYMTKKPGICLTVSAPGFLNGLTALANATTNCFPMILISGSSEREIVDLQQGDYEEMDQLNAAKPYAKAAYRVLHAEDIGIGVARAIRAAVSGRPGGVYLDLPAKLLAQTMDAVKAQQSLVRVVDAAPRQLPAPESVKRAIDVLKSAKRPLILLGKGAAYAQADAEIRGFVEQSGIPYLPMSMAKGLLPDTHEQSASAARSFVLQEADVVVLIGARLNWLLSHGKGKTWGAEPKKFVQIDISPTEIDSNVAIAAPVIGDIGSCVAALREGLDASYKKPGTEWTGAIAERKNKNLAKMAATLDKNPSPMNFHSALRAIRDVLKTRPDINVVNEGANTLDYARSIIDMYEPRKRFDSGTWGIMGIGMGFAIGAAVTSGKPVVAIEGDSAFGFSGMELETICRYDLPVCTIVFNNNGVYRGTDVNPTGGKDVAPTVFVKNARYDKMIEAFGGIGYHATTPEELTKALLESIASGKPSLINAVIDEAAGTESGRLTNLNPQSAAMKK, encoded by the coding sequence ATGGCAGAAGCCGACCAGCCCACAACAGACAACACGTCGACACAACAGGCGACCGAGACGACCGACGGATTCCATCTCGTCATCGACGCGCTGAAACTGAACGACATCAAAACCATCTTTGGCCTGGTCGGCATCCCGATCACCGACCTGGCGCGTCTTGCTCAGGCGGAAGGCATGCGTTTCATCGGCTTTCGTCATGAACAGCACGCGGGCAATGCAGCGGCCGTTTCCGGTTACATGACGAAGAAACCCGGCATCTGTCTGACGGTGTCGGCGCCGGGTTTTCTGAATGGACTGACCGCACTCGCCAACGCGACCACCAACTGCTTCCCGATGATCCTGATCAGCGGTTCCAGTGAACGCGAAATCGTCGATCTGCAGCAAGGCGATTACGAAGAGATGGATCAGTTGAACGCAGCCAAGCCGTACGCGAAGGCCGCTTATCGCGTGCTGCATGCGGAAGATATCGGCATCGGCGTGGCGCGCGCGATCCGCGCTGCGGTGTCGGGCCGCCCTGGCGGCGTCTATCTGGACTTGCCCGCCAAGCTGCTCGCGCAAACCATGGACGCCGTGAAAGCGCAGCAATCGCTGGTGCGCGTGGTCGACGCGGCGCCTCGTCAATTGCCCGCGCCTGAATCGGTCAAGCGCGCGATTGACGTTCTGAAGAGCGCCAAGCGTCCGCTAATTCTGCTCGGCAAAGGCGCAGCGTACGCGCAGGCCGACGCGGAGATTCGCGGCTTCGTCGAACAAAGCGGCATTCCGTATCTGCCGATGTCGATGGCCAAGGGCCTGCTGCCCGATACGCACGAGCAATCGGCGTCGGCGGCGCGTTCGTTCGTGCTGCAGGAAGCCGACGTCGTCGTGCTGATCGGCGCGCGCCTGAACTGGCTGCTCTCGCATGGCAAAGGCAAGACGTGGGGCGCCGAGCCGAAGAAGTTCGTCCAGATCGACATCTCGCCGACGGAAATCGACAGCAACGTCGCGATTGCCGCGCCGGTGATCGGCGATATCGGCTCGTGCGTGGCGGCGCTGCGCGAAGGCCTCGATGCGAGCTACAAAAAGCCGGGCACCGAATGGACCGGCGCGATCGCCGAACGCAAGAACAAGAACCTCGCCAAGATGGCCGCGACGCTCGACAAGAACCCGTCGCCGATGAACTTCCACAGCGCGTTGCGCGCGATCCGCGATGTGCTGAAAACACGGCCGGACATCAACGTCGTCAACGAAGGCGCGAACACGCTCGACTACGCGCGCAGCATCATCGACATGTACGAGCCGCGCAAACGCTTCGACTCGGGCACGTGGGGAATCATGGGCATCGGCATGGGCTTCGCGATCGGCGCAGCGGTGACGAGCGGCAAACCGGTCGTCGCGATCGAGGGCGACAGCGCGTTCGGTTTCAGCGGCATGGAGCTCGAAACCATCTGCCGTTACGACCTGCCGGTTTGCACCATCGTCTTCAACAACAACGGCGTATATCGCGGCACCGACGTGAACCCGACCGGCGGCAAAGACGTCGCGCCGACCGTGTTCGTGAAGAACGCGCGCTACGACAAGATGATCGAGGCATTCGGCGGCATCGGCTATCACGCGACCACGCCGGAAGAACTGACGAAGGCGCTGCTCGAATCGATCGCCTCGGGCAAACCGAGCCTGATCAACGCCGTCATCGACGAAGCGGCCGGCACCGAAAGCGGCCGCCTGACCAATCTGAATCCGCAAAGCGCGGCAATGAAAAAGTAA
- a CDS encoding PAS domain-containing protein — MQDAIDFQQLANAIGDAIIISDAGGSITFWNPAAERMFGFTQGEALGNSLDLIIPERLRGRHWDGYHKTMATGETRYGNDVLRVPAVHKDGRSLSIAFTVALLHSPQNELTGIVAVIRDETSRFQEDRLLRKRLAELEASAGA; from the coding sequence ATGCAGGACGCCATCGACTTCCAGCAACTTGCCAACGCGATCGGCGACGCGATCATCATCTCCGACGCTGGCGGCAGCATCACATTCTGGAACCCCGCGGCTGAACGCATGTTCGGCTTCACACAGGGCGAGGCGCTCGGTAATTCGCTGGACCTGATTATTCCGGAGCGTCTGCGCGGCCGGCATTGGGACGGCTATCACAAGACTATGGCAACGGGCGAAACCCGCTATGGGAACGATGTGCTGCGTGTGCCGGCCGTGCATAAGGACGGACGCTCGCTCTCGATCGCCTTTACGGTCGCATTGCTGCATTCGCCGCAAAACGAACTCACCGGCATCGTCGCCGTGATCCGCGACGAGACCAGCCGCTTCCAGGAGGATCGCCTGCTGCGCAAGCGGCTTGCGGAATTGGAGGCATCTGCCGGCGCGTGA
- a CDS encoding YbfB/YjiJ family MFS transporter translates to MQRAVVNGPIPPAFNVWRGALAGASASLVGIGLARFAYTPLLPAIVSAHWFPASTAAYLGAANLGGYLAGALAGGWLARRFDATSVLRAMMLLATVAFVACAFPVSFLWFFVWRFASGLAGGALMVLAAPTVLAHVSPSRRGFASGAIFSGIGLGIVASGTIVPILLRQGLMETWLGLAAISLALTAVAWNGWPGRGESAAQHTTHHTRHGQTYPAASLRALYTEYALNAVGLVPHMIFLVDFVARGLGKGLDAGAQYWVLFGLGAIVGPLLTGHLADRAGFGPALRAAFVLQIAAVALLAVVRGPAALIVSSVVVGAFVPGIVALVLGRINELLAHHPAAQKGAWSAATTSFAVLQAVAAYGLSFLFAHDGGNYTALFVIGAASLALALAVDLFAALRLGPKQA, encoded by the coding sequence ATGCAACGTGCAGTCGTCAACGGACCGATCCCGCCGGCATTCAATGTGTGGCGCGGCGCGCTGGCAGGCGCCAGCGCGAGCCTGGTCGGTATCGGCCTCGCGCGCTTCGCCTATACCCCGCTGTTGCCGGCGATCGTCAGCGCGCACTGGTTTCCGGCGTCGACCGCCGCGTATCTCGGCGCGGCCAATCTCGGCGGCTATCTGGCGGGCGCGCTCGCGGGTGGTTGGCTCGCACGGCGTTTCGATGCCACCTCCGTATTGCGCGCGATGATGCTGCTCGCCACCGTCGCGTTCGTCGCCTGTGCCTTTCCGGTTTCGTTTCTGTGGTTCTTCGTCTGGCGCTTCGCATCCGGCCTGGCAGGCGGCGCGCTGATGGTGCTGGCCGCGCCGACAGTCCTCGCGCACGTGAGCCCATCGCGCAGGGGTTTTGCGAGCGGCGCGATCTTCAGTGGGATCGGTCTCGGCATCGTGGCATCCGGAACGATCGTGCCGATCCTGCTGCGCCAGGGTCTGATGGAAACGTGGCTGGGACTGGCGGCGATCTCCCTCGCGCTGACTGCCGTCGCGTGGAACGGCTGGCCGGGACGAGGTGAATCCGCCGCGCAGCACACGACGCATCACACACGCCATGGCCAGACTTATCCGGCTGCGTCGCTGCGCGCGCTCTACACCGAATACGCGTTGAACGCCGTCGGCCTCGTTCCGCACATGATCTTTCTCGTCGATTTCGTGGCGCGCGGCCTCGGCAAAGGTCTCGATGCCGGCGCGCAATACTGGGTGCTGTTCGGCCTTGGGGCGATTGTGGGCCCGCTGCTGACAGGTCATCTGGCTGACCGCGCCGGCTTCGGTCCGGCGTTGCGTGCGGCCTTTGTCCTGCAGATCGCCGCGGTCGCGTTGCTGGCTGTCGTGCGTGGACCTGCGGCATTGATCGTGTCGAGCGTCGTAGTCGGCGCATTCGTGCCGGGCATCGTGGCGCTCGTGCTCGGCAGGATCAATGAATTGCTCGCGCATCATCCGGCCGCCCAGAAAGGCGCGTGGAGCGCGGCGACCACCAGTTTCGCCGTCTTGCAGGCCGTCGCGGCGTACGGTTTGTCGTTTCTGTTTGCACACGACGGCGGCAATTACACCGCGCTGTTCGTGATCGGCGCAGCGTCTTTGGCGCTTGCTCTCGCGGTGGATCTGTTCGCGGCGCTTCGCCTCGGTCCGAAGCAAGCCTAA
- the cuyB gene encoding cysteate racemase, whose product MIGASVLSGKKFGVVGGLGPLASADVFFKLVKSTPASSDAEHVDVIFEQHPFRGAVAGGEATTQRKLYIFDMISGFEKRGVTTVVLPCFLSHTFIDELKANSPLQIVDMVEAVRSHVRRKFPTARRIGVLTSDFTRRKGLFEKYFATPEFEVIHPRPREDIDLVTEAVYGANGVKSGNLSGRPVALLREACEDLIAQGADIIVPGLTEIALVAEEMDLFRVPLIDSNLAYAQYVIASDYGSPESIFKVGVVGGVGPAATVDFMQKIVRNTPANRDQDHIKLLIEQNPQIPDRTENLIGDGPDPTISLYATCKKLESGDADLIAIPCNTAHAFVERIQPYLSIPIVNMLTVTVRHLRETYPALRSVGVLATSGTIASGVYEKALESEGLRQTVPRAELQARVMEAIYGNKGVKAGFTTGQCLDDISAAIDGLVAEGVEVIILGCTELPLLLPKQSFVGTTGARVSLVDPTDVLARQCVILATAPALPGPVFSAPGRSR is encoded by the coding sequence ATGATCGGCGCAAGCGTGCTGAGCGGGAAAAAGTTCGGCGTGGTGGGCGGCCTGGGTCCGCTGGCGAGCGCCGACGTCTTTTTCAAGCTCGTTAAATCGACACCCGCGTCGAGCGATGCGGAACACGTCGACGTCATCTTCGAGCAGCATCCGTTTCGCGGCGCGGTCGCCGGTGGCGAAGCAACGACTCAGCGGAAGCTGTACATCTTCGACATGATCAGCGGTTTCGAGAAGCGAGGCGTGACGACCGTCGTACTCCCGTGCTTTCTCAGCCATACGTTCATCGATGAGTTGAAGGCTAACTCACCGCTGCAGATTGTCGATATGGTCGAAGCCGTGCGCAGCCATGTGCGTAGAAAATTTCCGACGGCACGGCGAATCGGCGTGCTGACCTCGGACTTCACCCGTCGAAAAGGCTTGTTTGAAAAATACTTCGCGACGCCGGAGTTTGAAGTCATTCATCCCCGCCCACGCGAGGACATCGACCTCGTCACGGAAGCGGTTTACGGCGCGAACGGCGTCAAGAGCGGCAACCTGTCCGGCCGGCCTGTTGCACTTCTGCGCGAGGCGTGCGAGGACCTGATCGCACAAGGCGCAGATATCATCGTGCCGGGCCTTACCGAAATCGCACTTGTGGCCGAGGAAATGGATCTGTTTCGCGTACCGCTCATCGATTCGAATCTCGCCTATGCGCAGTACGTGATAGCGAGCGATTACGGTTCGCCTGAATCGATTTTCAAAGTAGGCGTGGTGGGTGGCGTTGGTCCGGCGGCGACGGTGGATTTCATGCAGAAGATCGTGCGCAACACGCCGGCGAATCGCGACCAGGACCACATCAAGCTTTTGATTGAACAGAACCCCCAGATTCCCGATCGCACGGAAAACCTGATTGGCGACGGCCCCGATCCGACTATTTCGCTCTACGCGACCTGCAAAAAGCTCGAGTCGGGCGATGCGGATCTCATCGCTATTCCGTGCAACACGGCGCATGCATTTGTCGAACGCATTCAGCCGTATCTGAGCATACCGATCGTCAATATGCTGACGGTGACGGTCCGTCATCTTCGAGAGACGTATCCGGCGCTTCGCTCCGTCGGCGTGCTGGCCACTTCGGGGACGATCGCAAGCGGCGTCTACGAGAAAGCACTGGAATCAGAGGGATTGCGGCAAACCGTGCCGCGCGCGGAATTGCAGGCGCGGGTCATGGAAGCAATCTACGGCAATAAAGGCGTGAAAGCAGGCTTTACCACCGGGCAGTGCCTGGACGATATCTCCGCTGCCATTGATGGACTCGTTGCGGAAGGTGTGGAAGTCATCATCCTGGGATGCACCGAGTTGCCGCTTCTATTGCCGAAGCAGAGCTTCGTGGGCACGACCGGCGCGCGCGTCAGTCTGGTCGATCCGACCGATGTCCTTGCACGGCAATGCGTGATTCTGGCGACGGCGCCCGCGCTACCCGGTCCGGTCTTTAGCGCGCCCGGTCGATCGCGCTGA
- the frc gene encoding formyl-CoA transferase: MTKPLEGIRIIDFTHVQAGPACTQLLAWFGADVIKVERPGSGDVTRNQLRDIPDADALYFTMLNSNKKSLTLDTKKPEGKEVLEKLIRESDVLVENFGPGALDRMGFSWERLNELNPKMIVASVKGFSDGHHYDDLKVYENVAQCAGGAASTTGFWDGPPTISAAALGDSNTGMHLAIGILTALLGRDKTGKGQKVAVSMQDSVLNLCRVKLRDQQRLERVGYLEEYPQYPHGEFSDVVPRGGNAGGGGQPGWVLKCKGWETDPNAYIYFTIQGHAWEPICKALGKPEWIDDPAYKTAEARQPHIFEIFKTIEGWLADKTKFEAVDILRKFDIPCAPVLTMKELANDPSLRASGTIVEVPHKKRGSYLTVGSPIKFSDLKPEVTASPLLGEHTEEVLASLGYSKQDIFNLREVKAV, translated from the coding sequence ATGACCAAACCTCTCGAAGGCATCAGGATCATCGACTTCACCCACGTTCAGGCGGGCCCCGCATGCACGCAGTTGCTCGCCTGGTTCGGCGCGGACGTCATCAAGGTTGAGCGGCCGGGTTCCGGCGACGTGACGCGCAACCAGTTACGCGATATCCCTGACGCCGACGCGCTGTACTTCACGATGCTCAACAGCAACAAGAAGTCGCTCACACTGGACACGAAAAAACCCGAAGGCAAGGAGGTGCTCGAAAAGCTGATCCGCGAATCGGACGTGCTGGTCGAGAATTTCGGCCCCGGCGCGTTGGACCGGATGGGCTTTTCGTGGGAACGCCTGAACGAACTTAATCCGAAGATGATCGTCGCTTCGGTGAAGGGCTTCAGCGACGGCCACCACTACGACGACCTGAAGGTCTACGAAAACGTCGCGCAATGCGCCGGTGGCGCGGCCTCCACCACCGGCTTCTGGGACGGCCCGCCGACCATCAGCGCGGCGGCGCTCGGCGACAGCAACACCGGCATGCATCTGGCCATCGGCATTCTGACCGCACTGCTGGGACGCGACAAAACCGGCAAAGGCCAGAAGGTCGCGGTATCGATGCAGGACAGCGTGCTGAATCTGTGCCGCGTAAAACTGCGCGATCAGCAGCGGCTGGAACGTGTCGGCTATCTGGAAGAATATCCGCAATATCCGCACGGCGAGTTCAGCGATGTCGTGCCGCGTGGCGGCAATGCGGGCGGCGGCGGCCAGCCGGGTTGGGTGCTCAAGTGCAAGGGCTGGGAAACGGATCCGAACGCGTACATCTACTTCACGATCCAGGGCCACGCGTGGGAACCGATCTGCAAGGCGCTCGGCAAGCCCGAGTGGATCGACGATCCGGCCTACAAGACGGCGGAAGCACGCCAACCGCATATCTTCGAGATCTTCAAAACGATTGAAGGTTGGCTCGCCGATAAAACCAAGTTCGAAGCCGTCGACATCTTGCGCAAGTTCGACATTCCGTGCGCGCCGGTGCTGACGATGAAGGAACTGGCCAACGATCCTTCGCTGCGCGCGAGCGGCACGATTGTCGAAGTGCCGCACAAGAAACGCGGCTCGTATCTCACCGTCGGCAGCCCAATCAAGTTTTCGGATCTGAAGCCGGAAGTCACTGCCTCGCCGCTGTTGGGCGAACACACCGAAGAAGTGCTCGCGAGCCTCGGCTACAGCAAGCAGGACATTTTCAACCTGCGCGAAGTGAAAGCGGTTTAA
- the oxlT gene encoding oxalate/formate MFS antiporter produces MGHSSASERGRTAFTHHRWVQLAIGIVCMGLVANLQYAWTLFVVPMDNAHHWGQAAIQTAFTIFIVTETWLVPVEGWLVDKFGPRPVVIGGSLCAALGWIIDAHANSLAELYAAAVIAGIGAGCVYGTCVGTALKWFPDKRGLAAGLTAAGFGAGAAVTVIPIADMIQRSGYQHTFMFFGIFQGVCILLLATMLIRPKPPATAVATKRIVASKIDYTPGEMIRSPLFWVLYLMFVFVAAGGIIATAQLGPIAKEFGFAKLPVSLMGITLPLLTMTLSIDNLCNGFTRPLCGFLSDRIGRENTMFMIFLGEGVALLGLMQFGHNPYAFMFFAAAVFLCWGEIFSIFPATCADTFGSKYAAANAGTLYTAKGTASMLVPLASVLSANGGWSTVFISAAVVSIAAAVSAKFILAPMRKRWIENSGAPASVVIAEARLQPSSGGSPD; encoded by the coding sequence ATGGGACATTCCAGTGCATCGGAAAGAGGCCGCACTGCATTCACGCATCACCGCTGGGTGCAACTCGCGATCGGCATTGTGTGCATGGGGCTCGTCGCGAATCTGCAATACGCGTGGACGCTGTTCGTCGTACCCATGGACAACGCCCACCATTGGGGACAAGCGGCGATCCAGACGGCATTCACGATCTTCATCGTCACCGAAACCTGGCTCGTGCCCGTCGAAGGCTGGCTCGTCGACAAGTTCGGGCCGCGCCCGGTCGTCATCGGCGGCTCGCTGTGTGCGGCGCTCGGCTGGATCATCGACGCCCATGCGAACAGTCTCGCCGAGCTGTACGCCGCGGCAGTCATCGCCGGGATCGGCGCGGGCTGCGTGTACGGCACCTGTGTGGGCACGGCGCTCAAATGGTTTCCGGACAAGCGCGGTCTCGCGGCGGGTTTGACCGCCGCAGGTTTTGGCGCCGGCGCGGCCGTCACCGTGATCCCGATTGCCGACATGATCCAACGCTCGGGCTATCAGCACACCTTCATGTTCTTCGGCATTTTCCAGGGCGTCTGCATTCTGCTGCTCGCCACCATGCTGATTCGGCCGAAGCCGCCCGCTACCGCCGTCGCCACTAAACGCATCGTCGCTAGCAAGATCGACTACACCCCTGGCGAGATGATCCGTTCGCCGCTCTTCTGGGTGCTGTATCTGATGTTCGTGTTCGTTGCAGCCGGCGGCATCATCGCGACTGCGCAGCTCGGGCCGATTGCGAAGGAATTCGGCTTCGCCAAGCTACCCGTGAGCCTGATGGGCATCACGCTGCCGCTCCTCACGATGACACTGTCCATCGACAACCTGTGCAACGGTTTTACCCGTCCGTTGTGCGGCTTTCTTTCGGATCGCATCGGCCGGGAAAACACGATGTTCATGATCTTTCTCGGCGAAGGCGTCGCACTGCTGGGACTCATGCAGTTCGGCCATAACCCGTATGCCTTCATGTTCTTCGCCGCCGCCGTATTCCTGTGCTGGGGCGAAATCTTCTCGATCTTCCCGGCGACCTGCGCGGATACGTTCGGCAGCAAATACGCCGCAGCCAACGCGGGAACGCTGTACACCGCGAAGGGCACGGCATCGATGCTGGTGCCGCTGGCATCGGTGCTGTCGGCGAACGGCGGATGGAGCACGGTGTTCATCTCCGCCGCCGTAGTGTCGATCGCGGCAGCCGTGTCCGCGAAATTCATCCTCGCCCCCATGAGAAAGCGCTGGATCGAAAACTCAGGCGCGCCGGCCAGCGTCGTTATCGCCGAAGCACGGCTGCAGCCGTCGTCCGGCGGCTCGCCTGATTGA
- a CDS encoding LysR family transcriptional regulator — translation MDRIDAMKVFVATLDEGSLAGASRRLGRSPAAVSRAIAFLEEHVGTALLHRTTRTIKLSEAGERYAAACRRILTDLEEADLLIAGERSAPRGLLTITAPVAAGQDMLQPIIDEFVDRYPAVSVRLNMLDRPVSLIDEGMDLALRIAHLPDSTLVAIPVGEVRRVVAASPRYLAKHPPITDPADLAQHQIISMTHFGLDSWSFPPPNGSTIPRVVQFTPRFIVNSIQAAVASAVAGHGVTRMFSYHVAEQVKEGTLKIVLSDNEPAPLPVHLLTPHGRLAVPKVRAFVDFATPRLRKHFTQSQRITTRN, via the coding sequence ATGGACCGCATCGACGCAATGAAGGTGTTCGTCGCCACGCTCGACGAAGGCAGCCTGGCGGGCGCAAGCCGTCGACTCGGCCGCTCGCCCGCCGCGGTTAGCCGTGCTATTGCGTTTCTCGAAGAGCATGTCGGCACGGCCTTGCTGCATCGCACGACGCGCACCATCAAACTGAGCGAAGCCGGCGAACGCTATGCCGCCGCCTGCCGCCGCATTCTCACCGATCTCGAAGAGGCCGATCTGCTGATCGCCGGCGAGCGCTCCGCGCCGCGCGGGCTGCTCACGATCACCGCGCCGGTGGCCGCCGGCCAGGACATGCTGCAGCCGATCATCGACGAATTCGTCGACCGCTATCCGGCTGTGTCGGTCCGCCTGAATATGCTCGACCGCCCGGTGAGCCTCATCGACGAAGGGATGGATCTGGCGTTGCGCATCGCTCATCTGCCCGATTCCACGCTGGTGGCCATTCCGGTCGGCGAAGTGCGGCGGGTCGTTGCCGCGTCGCCTCGCTACCTGGCCAAGCACCCTCCCATCACCGACCCTGCCGATCTGGCCCAGCATCAGATCATCTCCATGACTCACTTCGGCCTGGATTCGTGGAGCTTTCCGCCGCCGAACGGTTCGACGATTCCACGCGTCGTGCAGTTCACGCCACGCTTTATCGTCAACAGTATTCAGGCGGCCGTGGCCTCGGCGGTCGCGGGCCACGGTGTCACCCGCATGTTTTCATACCACGTCGCCGAACAGGTCAAGGAGGGCACGCTGAAGATCGTCCTGAGCGACAACGAACCCGCCCCGCTGCCGGTTCACCTGCTGACGCCGCACGGGCGCCTCGCCGTGCCCAAGGTTCGCGCGTTCGTCGATTTCGCGACGCCGCGTCTGCGCAAGCATTTCACCCAATCCCAGCGGATTACCACCAGAAATTGA
- a CDS encoding dicarboxylate/amino acid:cation symporter, which yields MKNRLTFYIVAGMALGVIVGYVCHRSAAGAAEAKTIAGYFSIITDIFLRLVKMIIAPLVFATLVSGLAGMEGTSDVRRIGFRSVGWFVCASLFSLALGLALANALQPGAGLHMTQTSSDVATGLNTAGLNFKDFVTHAFPSSIIDAMARNDILQILVFSVLFGVVLSAIKKDPRVTPLIAGIDALVPAMLKLTDYVMRLAPIGVFGALASAITVNGLDVLTTYGKLVGSFYLGLVTLWIVLIFVGYAFLGKSIWRLLKAVREPAMLAFSTASSEAAYPRLTEKLEAFGIDKKVVGFTLPLGYAFNLDGSMMYQAFAAIFIAQAFGIDMPLGAQIMMLLVLMLSSKGMAGVARGSVVVVAAIAPMFHLPPSGVVLILAIDQILDMGRTATNVIGNSIATAVIAKWEAKRAVKHIDGADSPALGRLQELRELQGETK from the coding sequence ATGAAAAACCGTCTTACTTTCTATATTGTGGCCGGCATGGCGCTCGGCGTGATCGTCGGCTATGTGTGTCATCGCAGCGCTGCGGGCGCTGCCGAAGCGAAGACCATCGCGGGTTACTTCTCGATCATTACCGACATTTTCTTGCGGCTCGTGAAGATGATCATCGCGCCGCTAGTCTTCGCGACGTTGGTGTCTGGGCTCGCCGGCATGGAAGGCACAAGCGATGTGCGCAGGATCGGGTTCAGGTCGGTGGGATGGTTCGTATGCGCGTCGCTATTCTCGCTCGCGCTCGGCCTCGCCCTCGCGAACGCGCTGCAACCTGGTGCGGGACTGCATATGACGCAGACCAGTTCCGACGTGGCCACGGGCCTGAACACCGCGGGCCTGAATTTCAAGGACTTCGTCACGCACGCGTTTCCTTCCAGCATCATCGATGCGATGGCGCGAAACGACATCCTGCAGATCCTTGTCTTTTCCGTCCTGTTCGGCGTCGTTCTAAGCGCCATCAAAAAAGACCCGCGTGTCACACCGTTGATCGCCGGCATCGATGCGCTCGTACCGGCCATGTTGAAACTGACCGACTACGTGATGCGGCTCGCGCCCATCGGTGTCTTTGGCGCTCTGGCATCCGCGATTACCGTGAATGGCCTGGATGTGCTGACCACGTACGGCAAGCTCGTCGGCAGTTTCTATCTCGGTCTCGTCACGCTGTGGATTGTCCTCATCTTCGTCGGCTATGCCTTTCTGGGCAAGTCGATCTGGAGGTTGTTGAAAGCGGTCCGGGAACCCGCCATGCTCGCCTTTTCGACCGCGAGTAGCGAGGCTGCTTACCCGCGTCTTACCGAGAAGCTCGAAGCGTTCGGTATCGACAAGAAAGTCGTCGGTTTTACGCTGCCGCTCGGCTACGCGTTCAATCTCGACGGCTCGATGATGTATCAGGCGTTTGCCGCGATTTTCATTGCGCAGGCATTCGGCATCGACATGCCGCTCGGCGCGCAGATCATGATGTTGCTGGTCTTGATGTTGAGCAGCAAGGGAATGGCCGGCGTCGCAAGAGGTTCCGTGGTGGTGGTGGCCGCCATTGCGCCGATGTTTCATCTGCCTCCTTCCGGCGTAGTGCTGATCCTCGCGATCGATCAGATACTCGATATGGGGCGAACCGCGACGAATGTAATTGGCAATAGCATCGCGACGGCGGTTATCGCGAAGTGGGAAGCGAAGCGTGCGGTCAAACATATCGACGGCGCCGACAGCCCGGCGTTGGGCCGATTGCAAGAATTGCGCGAATTGCAAGGCGAGACGAAATGA